A stretch of DNA from Heptranchias perlo isolate sHepPer1 unplaced genomic scaffold, sHepPer1.hap1 HAP1_SCAFFOLD_64, whole genome shotgun sequence:
ACGGTGGGACCGAGATACCGGGACGGAGGACCGAGACCCCGGGACGGTGGGACCGCGATCCCGGGACAGCGGGGCGTCGACCACGGGATCGAGGAACCGCGACCCCAGGGATGCAGGGGCCGTGAACTCGGGATGGAGGGACTGCGGCCCCATGAACGGAGGGGCCGTGACCCTGAGACGGAGGGACCGCGATCCCGGGATAGTGGGACCGGGACCCCGGGAGGGAGGGACTGCGACCCCCGGGACGGtgggaccgcgaccccgggagggagggaccgtgaccccagGACGGAGGTGCTGCGACCCCGGGAGGGAGGGACCGCGATCCCGGGAGAGAAGGGCcgtgaccccgggatggagggaccgcgaccccagtgacggagggaccgcgaccccagGACGGTGGGACCATCACCCCAGGAGGGAgatggtctttgagaccgtccatGCACTGTTGtgagatctctgtgtgtgtctgttctgTTCGTGTGTTATTACTCCCGGCATGGCaatgcatcgattttaaaattctcatcctcgtcttcaaatccctcaatggccctcaccccctccctatctctgtaacctcttccagccctacaatcctcatgttcaaatccctccatgaccctctcgctttccctatctctgtcacctcctccaaccgatttaATCTCCAACGACAACCCCAAGTCTCGCCACCCTGTCATGGATTCGACCCCACCCATATACGTCCTCCTGCACCCATGTGCACCCTGCGCTCAGTGctcggacactcagtcctgtaaaacacacagtcagtgctgggacactcagtcctcttatggacacagtcagtgctgggaactcagtcctgttacatgcagtcagataaataaataactgtaatctaagaatgaaatctccaggacctgacagtttccaccccagggtattaaaggaaaccggtggggaaattgcagatgcattcgtcataatttcccaaagctctccagactCAGGAATTCTGCCcttggatatgaatgttgaaaatgtcactcctttatttaagaaaggagggagggagaaaccaggaaaataCAGACCTGTCATTTTAACATCGGTTGTGGGGAACTTACTGAAATCTAGCAGGAGAGACAAATGAGctggtcaaagagagtcaacttggatttgtgaagggcaggtcatatctgacaaatttagTTGGATTTGTTGAGgaaactaacaaggtggacaggggagtgtctatgaagGTTTtctatatggacttacagaatgcatttgaaaaggttcagcacaagagattaatagaataaataaaaggcagaaaattgaaagtgaccttgcgacttgggttggaattggttgggaggtcggagaaaAGAGTAAGGAGAAAGGGAATGTTCTTTGATTGGcgggatatgactagtggtgtccccagggatctgtactgggacctcagctttcCACCATAttaatcaataacttggatgaagcaaCAGAGAGTAATAGgtccaagtttccagatgacaatAGTTATGAGGTACAGTAAGCTGTGTAGATGGAAGCacgaagttacaaagggaaagtttaagcgaatggacaaactgtggcagatggagttcaatgtggggaagtgtgagatcattcaaTATGGATGCAAAGAgcaaacattggagtattttctgaaagtgagagactgggaatggtgatggagcaaagggatttgggtgtccatgtacataaatcactaaaggcTAGTGCACAGATGCAAAAAGCAACCGCAGACTAATGGCCTTCATCTCCagtgttggaatacaaagggaaggaagtgatgcttcagttctacagagccttggtcagagcccatctggagtactgatcctcaccaaggatatattggccttggaggggggacagtgcagattcaccagaatgatactggggattGAAGTGTTCAATTATGAGtgccggttgcataaacttggttttgcattcccttgagtttggaagtttgaggggtgatctgatccagggatataaaatgataaagggattcgatagggtagaaatataaactattttctctggtgggggaatccagaacaagaggacataaccttaaatttagagaTCGGGCGTcgaggattgaaatcaggaagctctttttcacacaaggatAGTGGAAacctgctcaggctgattgaagtggaacCTGTGATacaatagaattttctgtcctatcagacttggacatcttgtagatccatcttttaaaaaggtggaggagcTCAGTTCTAAGACGTATTCCACTCACGTCATCATAAGTCCTCAAACTGTTCCTTTTATCATCGAGATATGAAGGTCAaaacactgtgtttaaaagaaagctgatttatttgacacttgtacagaatactaaactctagcccagttaaagggggtcattaacatcagaaacaaactgcaactgtcagaatgaacgtgGTTTAGTCTTGGatacagcaataacagcagaatccaactcctgcagtcacatgtgaactcgctggtgactcagcaggtgggatgactgagtgaatcgcaTTCCACACACGGAAGAGGTGATCGGCCTCTCCTCAATGTGAATACGTTCATGTCTCATCAGATCCcatgttcttttaaagctcttctcacagttagaacatttaaagggtctcttatcagtgtgaacaagttggtgttcaatgaggccggatgaacaagtaaattccttcccacacacagagcaggtgaatggcctctccccagtgtgaactcgttggtgtgtcagcagggtggatgactgagtgaagctcttcccacacacggagcaggtgaacggcctctccccagtgtggactcgctggtgtgtcagcagggtggatgactgagcgaatcccttcccgcacagggagcaggtgaatggcctctccccgatgtgaacttgctgatgtctcaggaggtgggatgatcgagtgaatcgcttcccacacacagagcaggtgaacggcatctccccagtgtggactcgctggtgtgtcagtaggctggatgaccgagtaaatcccttcccacacacggagcagatgaacggcctctccccagtgtgagtacgttggtttgtcagcagatcactttttcttttaaagctcttctcacacaaAAGacacttatcagtgtgaacaagttgatgttcaatgaggtgggaagattgagtgaatccgctcccacacacggagcaggtgaacggcctctccccagtgtgaattcgctggtgtgtcagcaggttggatgactgaatgaatcccttcccacacacggagcaggtgaacggcctctccccactgtgaatgcgttggtgtgtcagcagatcactttttcttttgaagctcttctcacagacagaacatttaaaaagtctcttatcagtgtgaacaagttgatgttcaatgaggtgggatgactgagtgaatcccttcccgcaaacacagcaggtgaacggcctctccccagtgtgtctgtgcCGATGGGTTTCCAGCCGGG
This window harbors:
- the LOC137317990 gene encoding zinc finger protein 271-like, with translation MEKPWKCGDCGRGFSYSSRLETHRHRHTGERPFTCCVCGKGFTQSSHLIEHQLVHTDKRLFKCSVCEKSFKRKSDLLTHQRIHSGERPFTCSVCGKGFIQSSNLLTHQRIHTGERPFTCSVCGSGFTQSSHLIEHQLVHTDKCLLCEKSFKRKSDLLTNQRTHTGERPFICSVCGKGFTRSSSLLTHQRVHTGEMPFTCSVCGKRFTRSSHLLRHQQVHIGERPFTCSLCGKGFAQSSTLLTHQRVHTGERPFTCSVCGKSFTQSSTLLTHQRVHTGERPFTCSVCGKEFTCSSGLIEHQLVHTDKRPFKCSNCEKSFKRTWDLMRHERIHIEERPITSSVCGMRFTQSSHLLSHQRVHM